The Vigna angularis cultivar LongXiaoDou No.4 chromosome 6, ASM1680809v1, whole genome shotgun sequence genome contains the following window.
CACCTTCCCCCCTTCTTTCCTCATCTCCTGAAACAGCAAAACAGCTTCACGCCCACGCCCATTTCTTCCATACGCATCAATCATACAAGTCCAGGAAATCACATCTTTCTCACAAATTCCATCAAACAACGACTGGGCAAGCGAAACCTTTCCACATTTCGCATACATATCCAACAGGGCATTACACAGCTGAGTCTCACGAGTAAAACCCTGCCGAACCGCAACAGAGTGCATCTGCTTCCCTGCCCACAAATCCAAATTCTCAGAGCACCCCACCAGAGCACTGGTAAGCGCCACAGCATTGGGTCTCACCAAGCCCATAACTCTAAATGCCTCGCCATACCTCCTATTCCTAACACACCCAGAAACCAACGAGTTATACATCATATCATCCTTCCAACCCTTCAAACTGCAAAACACCTTCAAAGCATCATCAACACACCCAACACTGGAGTAAAAATCAATAAGAGCAGTGCTCAAAACAACCATATCACGCCCCATACACACCACCAAACCATGAACCTGCCTTCCAAGCTCCAACGCCTTCAAAGAAGCACAAGACTTCAACGCAGAACACAAAGTAAACTCACTACGCTCAACATTCTCCCTCCCCATCGCCCTAAGAACCCCAACAGCCTCAACAGGAAGATCACACCGCAAAAAACACGAAAGCAAAGCGTTCCAAGCGACAACATCTCGCTGACCCATTTCGTCAAACACCTTCACTGCTTCGTCCAAAGACCCGCACTTGGAGTACATATCCACCAGCGAGGTTTTCGCGACGGTGCCGGAATCAGCACCGGTTTTTACCATTTGGGCATGGACTTGTGTCCCGAGTTGAGAGATATGCAAGAGAGTACAAGCGCGCAAGACAGAGGTGAAGGTATACGCGTCAACGTCGGCATGCGCGCGATGTAGAGAGTGGAAGAGGATCCATGCAGAGACAGGATCGCCTCGGCGAACATGCAAGGCAATTAGGAAGTTGGTTTGGGAAATGTTTTGGGTGAGAGATGATGACGAAAAGTTGGTTGTGAAAGTTTGGTGGTGCAAATAGTGATTGATGATTCCGATGA
Protein-coding sequences here:
- the LOC108342852 gene encoding pentatricopeptide repeat-containing protein At5g66500, mitochondrial, translating into MIQNLRHKTCSTLNLNHVSNIIGIINHYLHHQTFTTNFSSSSLTQNISQTNFLIALHVRRGDPVSAWILFHSLHRAHADVDAYTFTSVLRACTLLHISQLGTQVHAQMVKTGADSGTVAKTSLVDMYSKCGSLDEAVKVFDEMGQRDVVAWNALLSCFLRCDLPVEAVGVLRAMGRENVERSEFTLCSALKSCASLKALELGRQVHGLVVCMGRDMVVLSTALIDFYSSVGCVDDALKVFCSLKGWKDDMMYNSLVSGCVRNRRYGEAFRVMGLVRPNAVALTSALVGCSENLDLWAGKQMHSVAVRQGFTRETQLCNALLDMYAKCGKVSLAQSLFDGICEKDVISWTCMIDAYGRNGRGREAVLLFQEMRKEGGKVLPNSVTFLSVLSACGHSGLVEEGEKCFKLLREKYGLEPDPEHYACYIDILGRAGNIEGVWSAYHNMVEHGTRPTAGIWVALLNACSLNQDVERGELAAKHLLQLEPNKSSYVVLVSNFYAAIGRWDRVDELRSIMRTKGLVKEAGNSWINVLGLNQHARSLSV